From a region of the Takifugu flavidus isolate HTHZ2018 chromosome 18, ASM371156v2, whole genome shotgun sequence genome:
- the klhl11 gene encoding kelch-like protein 11 isoform X2, producing the protein MCGCVCRLLSFSSFLHFPPLVTSDARSRMAAAAPNPEDTGRSSAPPTPSALTGDGDAEEAEDFTSSSHCSELSRRQNEQRKEGLFCDVTLVFSGVANGSVQSCEVFAHRSVLAAATDYFTPLLGGQFSESLSGRVEMKEWSSELGPDPDTVEGVIQYMYTGEIRVSTCNVHEVLELADRFLLVQLKDFCGEFLKKKLSLTNFHNWLSDAEITVDSEEVLFEAVVKWVQKNSEERTRYFEELFRLLRLPQIKPTYLARVVKNEQLVAGNEACLRLVSEAVEGHAIRFENLKSADMEFWSSHTASFQPRFGQNMDVIMVVGGVSEGGDYLSECVGYFIYEDRWVNLPHIHNHLDGHAIAPTESHVYVAGSMEPGFAKTVERYNPNRNTWEQVSNLTTRKHSFGLTCIKDVLYSIGGHGNFSPGFKDVSVYEPEQDKWHNLESAPKILRDVKAVTVEERFVYVTARTPVDTDNEDGLKTVTTRYDTDSRQWQDVDSLPLIDNYCIFQMAVASTNFYHTASCCPKIYTIKDEVAKQKISVRISDEILESLPPEVTSIEGAAICHFNEDVFIIGGWKNSDDVDKQYRKEAYRYCAEKKRWMLLPPMPQPRCRATACHIRIPYRFLYGCQRYPMPQNLARQRDRMQQMQQLHRRTLTLRRQLQSQIEC; encoded by the exons ATGTGTGGCTGCGTATGTCGCCTCCTTTCCTTCTCTAGTTTccttcatttccctcctctgGTCACATCCGACGCCCGCAGCAGGATGGCAGCGGCGGCCCCGAACCCGGAGGACACAGGCAGGAGCAGCGCCCCCCCGACCCCCAGCGCACTGACGGGAGATGGGGACGCTGAAGAAGCCGAGGACTtcacctcttcctcccactgctcGGAGCTTTCTCGGCGGCAGAATgaacagaggaaggagggcTTGTTCTGCGACGTGACGCTAGTTTTCAGCGGGGTTGCTAACGGGAGCGTGCAAAGCTGCGAGGTCTTCGCGCACAGATCGGTCCTGGCGGCGGCCACTGATTATTTCACCCCCCTGCTGGGAGGACAGTTCTCCGAATCGTTGTCCGGACGGGTAGAGATGAAGGAATGGAGCTCAGAACTAGGGCCTGATCCGGATACGGTGGAGGGTGTCATCCAGTACATGTATACAGGAGAAATACGCGTTAGCACCTGCAATGTTCATGAAGTGCTGGAGCTGGCTGACAG GTTCCTGCTGGTGCAGTTAAAGGATTTCTGTGGCGAGTTCCTGAAGAAGAAGCTGAGTCTGACTAATT TCCACAACTGGTTGTCTGATGCGGAAATAACTGTGGATTCTGAGGAGGTGCTCTTCGAGGCTGTGGTGAAGTGGGTGCAGAAGAACTCAGAGGAGCGTACTCGCTATTTCGAGGAGCTGTTCCGTCTGCTGAGGCTTCCCCAAATCAAGCCTACCTACCTGGCCAGGGTGGTGAAAAACGAACAGCTGGTGGCTGGAAATGAAGCTTGTCTTCGGCTGGTGTCGGAGGCAGTGGAGGGCCACGCGATCCGCTTTGAGAACCTTAAGTCTGCAGATATGGAGTTCTGGTCATCTCACACGGCCTCTTTCCAGCCTCGCTTTGGCCAGAACATGGACGTAATCATGGTGGTTGGTGGGGTGTCCGAGGGAGGGGACTACCTGAGTGAATGTGTGGGCTACTTTATTTACGAGGATCGTTGGGTCAACCTGCCACACATCCACAACCACCTAGATGGCCATGCCATCGCTCCCACAGAGTCCCACGTCTACGTGGCGGGGTCTATGGAACCGGGCTTTGCTAAGACAGTGGAACGCTATAACCCAAATCGCAACACCTGGGAGCAGGTGAGCAATTTGACCACACGTAAGCACTCATTTGGTCTCACCTGCATAAAGGATGTACTGTATAGCATCGGAGGCCATGGGAACTTCAGCCCAGGTTTCAAGGACGTGAGCGTGTACGAGCCTGAGCAGGACAAGTGGCACAATCTGGAATCTGCGCCCAAAATCCTGCGTGATGTGAAGGCAGTGACTGTAGAGGAGCGCTTCGTATACGTCACAGCCCGCACGCCCGTCGATACGGACAACGAGGATGGACTGAAGACGGTGACCACTCGCTATGACACGGACAGCCGCCAGTGGCAAGACGTCGACTCCCTGCCCCTCATCGACAACTACTGCATTTTCCAGATGGCCGTGGCCTCCACCAACTTCTATCACACGGCCTCCTGCTGCCCCAAGATTTACACAATAAAGGATGAGGTTGCTAAGCAGAAGATCAGTGTGCGTATCTCTGATGAGATCTTGGAGAGCCTGCCGCCAGAGGTGACCAGTATCGAGGGCGCTGCTATTTGCCACTTCAACGAGGACGTCTTCATCATTGGCGGTTGGAAGAATAGCGACGATGTGGACAAGCAGTACCGTAAGGAGGCCTACCGCTACTGCGCTGAGAAGAAGCGTTGGATGTTGTTGCCCCCCATGCCGCAGCCTCGCTGCAGAGCCACTGCTTGCCACATTCGCATTCCCTATCGCTTTTTATACGGCTGCCAGCGCTATCCCATGCCTCAGAACCTGGCCCGCCAGCGAGACCGcatgcagcagatgcagcagcttcACAGGCGCACGCTGACTTTGCGGCGGCAGCTCCAGTCTCAGATCGAGTGTTGA
- the klhl11 gene encoding kelch-like protein 11 isoform X1, whose protein sequence is MCGCVCRLLSFSSFLHFPPLVTSDARSRMAAAAPNPEDTGRSSAPPTPSALTGDGDAEEAEDFTSSSHCSELSRRQNEQRKEGLFCDVTLVFSGVANGSVQSCEVFAHRSVLAAATDYFTPLLGGQFSESLSGRVEMKEWSSELGPDPDTVEGVIQYMYTGEIRVSTCNVHEVLELADRFLLVQLKDFCGEFLKKKLSLTNCMAVHSLAHMYTLDQLALRAADMIRRNFHKVIQDDEFYTLPFHLVHNWLSDAEITVDSEEVLFEAVVKWVQKNSEERTRYFEELFRLLRLPQIKPTYLARVVKNEQLVAGNEACLRLVSEAVEGHAIRFENLKSADMEFWSSHTASFQPRFGQNMDVIMVVGGVSEGGDYLSECVGYFIYEDRWVNLPHIHNHLDGHAIAPTESHVYVAGSMEPGFAKTVERYNPNRNTWEQVSNLTTRKHSFGLTCIKDVLYSIGGHGNFSPGFKDVSVYEPEQDKWHNLESAPKILRDVKAVTVEERFVYVTARTPVDTDNEDGLKTVTTRYDTDSRQWQDVDSLPLIDNYCIFQMAVASTNFYHTASCCPKIYTIKDEVAKQKISVRISDEILESLPPEVTSIEGAAICHFNEDVFIIGGWKNSDDVDKQYRKEAYRYCAEKKRWMLLPPMPQPRCRATACHIRIPYRFLYGCQRYPMPQNLARQRDRMQQMQQLHRRTLTLRRQLQSQIEC, encoded by the exons ATGTGTGGCTGCGTATGTCGCCTCCTTTCCTTCTCTAGTTTccttcatttccctcctctgGTCACATCCGACGCCCGCAGCAGGATGGCAGCGGCGGCCCCGAACCCGGAGGACACAGGCAGGAGCAGCGCCCCCCCGACCCCCAGCGCACTGACGGGAGATGGGGACGCTGAAGAAGCCGAGGACTtcacctcttcctcccactgctcGGAGCTTTCTCGGCGGCAGAATgaacagaggaaggagggcTTGTTCTGCGACGTGACGCTAGTTTTCAGCGGGGTTGCTAACGGGAGCGTGCAAAGCTGCGAGGTCTTCGCGCACAGATCGGTCCTGGCGGCGGCCACTGATTATTTCACCCCCCTGCTGGGAGGACAGTTCTCCGAATCGTTGTCCGGACGGGTAGAGATGAAGGAATGGAGCTCAGAACTAGGGCCTGATCCGGATACGGTGGAGGGTGTCATCCAGTACATGTATACAGGAGAAATACGCGTTAGCACCTGCAATGTTCATGAAGTGCTGGAGCTGGCTGACAG GTTCCTGCTGGTGCAGTTAAAGGATTTCTGTGGCGAGTTCCTGAAGAAGAAGCTGAGTCTGACTAATTGTATGGCGGTACACAGCCTAGCCCACATGTATACCTTGGATCAGTTAGCTCTACGGGCTGCAGACATGATCCGTCGCAACTTCCACAAGGTTATACAGGATGACGAGTTCTACACTCTCCCTTTCCATCTAGTCCACAACTGGTTGTCTGATGCGGAAATAACTGTGGATTCTGAGGAGGTGCTCTTCGAGGCTGTGGTGAAGTGGGTGCAGAAGAACTCAGAGGAGCGTACTCGCTATTTCGAGGAGCTGTTCCGTCTGCTGAGGCTTCCCCAAATCAAGCCTACCTACCTGGCCAGGGTGGTGAAAAACGAACAGCTGGTGGCTGGAAATGAAGCTTGTCTTCGGCTGGTGTCGGAGGCAGTGGAGGGCCACGCGATCCGCTTTGAGAACCTTAAGTCTGCAGATATGGAGTTCTGGTCATCTCACACGGCCTCTTTCCAGCCTCGCTTTGGCCAGAACATGGACGTAATCATGGTGGTTGGTGGGGTGTCCGAGGGAGGGGACTACCTGAGTGAATGTGTGGGCTACTTTATTTACGAGGATCGTTGGGTCAACCTGCCACACATCCACAACCACCTAGATGGCCATGCCATCGCTCCCACAGAGTCCCACGTCTACGTGGCGGGGTCTATGGAACCGGGCTTTGCTAAGACAGTGGAACGCTATAACCCAAATCGCAACACCTGGGAGCAGGTGAGCAATTTGACCACACGTAAGCACTCATTTGGTCTCACCTGCATAAAGGATGTACTGTATAGCATCGGAGGCCATGGGAACTTCAGCCCAGGTTTCAAGGACGTGAGCGTGTACGAGCCTGAGCAGGACAAGTGGCACAATCTGGAATCTGCGCCCAAAATCCTGCGTGATGTGAAGGCAGTGACTGTAGAGGAGCGCTTCGTATACGTCACAGCCCGCACGCCCGTCGATACGGACAACGAGGATGGACTGAAGACGGTGACCACTCGCTATGACACGGACAGCCGCCAGTGGCAAGACGTCGACTCCCTGCCCCTCATCGACAACTACTGCATTTTCCAGATGGCCGTGGCCTCCACCAACTTCTATCACACGGCCTCCTGCTGCCCCAAGATTTACACAATAAAGGATGAGGTTGCTAAGCAGAAGATCAGTGTGCGTATCTCTGATGAGATCTTGGAGAGCCTGCCGCCAGAGGTGACCAGTATCGAGGGCGCTGCTATTTGCCACTTCAACGAGGACGTCTTCATCATTGGCGGTTGGAAGAATAGCGACGATGTGGACAAGCAGTACCGTAAGGAGGCCTACCGCTACTGCGCTGAGAAGAAGCGTTGGATGTTGTTGCCCCCCATGCCGCAGCCTCGCTGCAGAGCCACTGCTTGCCACATTCGCATTCCCTATCGCTTTTTATACGGCTGCCAGCGCTATCCCATGCCTCAGAACCTGGCCCGCCAGCGAGACCGcatgcagcagatgcagcagcttcACAGGCGCACGCTGACTTTGCGGCGGCAGCTCCAGTCTCAGATCGAGTGTTGA